A portion of the Apteryx mantelli isolate bAptMan1 chromosome 29, bAptMan1.hap1, whole genome shotgun sequence genome contains these proteins:
- the ATP6V1B2 gene encoding V-type proton ATPase subunit B, brain isoform: protein MAAVRAMRGLVNGAGPGGPREQAAALTRDYLSQPRLTYKTVSGVNGPLVILDQVKFPRYAEIVHLTLPDGTRRSGQVLEVSGSKAVVQVFEGTSGIDAKKTSCEFTGDILRTPVSEDMLGRVFNGSGKPIDRGPIVLAEDYLDIMGQPINPQCRIYPEEMIQTGISAIDGMNSIARGQKIPIFSAAGLPHNEIAAQICRQAGLVKKSKDVMDYSEENFAIVFAAMGVNMETARFFKSDFEENGSMDNVCLFLNLANDPTIERIITPRLALTTAEFLAYQCEKHVLVILTDMSSYAEALREVSAAREEVPGRRGFPGYMYTDLATIYERAGRVEGRNGSITQIPILTMPNDDITHPIPDLTGYITEGQIYVDRQLHNRQIYPPINVLPSLSRLMKSAIGEGMTRKDHADVSNQLYACYAIGKDVQAMKAVVGEEALTSDDLLYLEFLQKFEKNFIAQGPYENRTVYETLDIGWQLLRIFPKEMLKRIPQTTLAEFYPRDSTAKH from the exons ATGGCGGCGGTGCGGGCGATGCGCGGGCTGGTGAacggcgccgggcccggcggcccgCGGGAACAGGCGGCGGCCCTGACCCGCGACTACCTCTCCCAGCCGCGCCTCA catATAAAACTGTATCAGGTGTCAATGGTCCCCTGGTAATCTTGGATCAAGTTAAG TTTCCTAGGTATGCAGAGATCGTCCACTTGACTCTTCCTGATGGTACAAGGAGAAGTGGGCAGGTTCTAGAAGTCAGTGGCTCCAAAGCTGTAGTTCAG GTATTTGAGGGAACTTCAGGTATTGATGCTAAGAAAACGTCTTGTGAGTTTACTGGGGATATTCTTCGAACCCCTGTCTCTGAAGATATGCTTG GTCGAGTATTTAATGGATCAGGAAAACCTATAGACAGAGGCCCCATTGTTTTAGCTGAAGATTATCTTGACATAATGG GTCAACCAATCAATCCTCAGTGTCGAATCTATCCAGAAGAAATGATTCAGACTGGCATTTCTGCTATAGATGGTATGAACAGTATTGCCAGGGGGCAGAAAATCCCCATATTCTCAGCTGCTGGTTTGCCCCATAATGAG ATTGCAGCTCAGATATGTCGCCAAGCTGGCTTGGTGAAGAAATCCAAAGATGTGATGGACTACAGTGAAGAAAATTTTGCTATTGTGTTTGCTGCTATGGGT GTGAACATGGAAACTGCTCGGTTCTTCAAATCAGACTTTGAGGAAAATGGGTCCATGGACAATGTGTGTCTGTTCTTGAATTTGGCTAATGATCCAAC CATTGAACGCATTATCACGCCTCGTCTAGCTCTAACAACAGCAGAGTTCTTGGCATATCAGTGTGAGAAGCATGTACTGGTCATTCTGACAGATATGAGCTCCTATGCTGAAGCTCTGCGAGAG GTTTCGGCAGCTAGAGAGGAAGTGCCTGGCCGCCGCGGTTTCCCAGGTTACATGTACACTGACTTGGCTACTATATATGAGCGTGCTGGGCGTGTGGAAGGCAGAAATGGTTCTATTACTCAGATTCCTATTCTTACCATGCCCAATGATG ATATTACTCATCCCATCCCTGACTTGACTGGATACATCACTGAGGGACAAATTTATGTGGATAGACAGCTGCATAACAGACAG ATATACCCACCTATTAATGTCCTGCCCTCCTTGTCTCGACTGATGAAGTCAGCTATTGGAGAGGGCATGACCAGGAAGGATCACGCGGATGTGTCCAACCAACTG TATGCCTGCTACGCTATTGGAAAGGATGTGCAGGCTATGAAGGCTGTAGTTGGTGAGGAAGCTCTTACCTCAGATGATCTTCTTTATCTGGAGTTTCTGCAGAAGTTTGAGAAGAACTTCATTGCTCAGG GTCCTTATGAAAATCGTACTGTTTACGAGACCTTGGACATTGGATGGCAGCTTTTGCGAATCTTCCCCAAGGAGATGTTGAAGAGAATTCCACAGACAACACTGGCTGAATTCTATCCTCGGGATTCGACTGCAAAGCACTAG